From Penicillium psychrofluorescens genome assembly, chromosome: 6, one genomic window encodes:
- a CDS encoding uncharacterized protein (ID:PFLUO_009444-T1.cds;~source:funannotate), translating into MGGSLEALRRKRSLIRLQYSGSSILNYTYEAGAFKLPTWLQVPPELQDSHDKLHKAAIGALAGMHSLMALREQRYSAMCPETMGLIYHVHANSMKRLLEWKEDWNPVDCTLAPSPKIPRDAVKFCVDAMSYSGFTANYVNAVQEFIRGPYHLYREKKTQIEYLAARLMSNNTYYMEWHRWWKSTFVVEMCKWEMCIEGLVIPTWEEIIDEVYLLIVDRVEDADELASSFYVSSPKSVTPL; encoded by the coding sequence ATGGGCGGCTCTCTCGAAGCCCTCCGGCGCAAACGCTCCCTGATCCGACTCCAGTACTCGGGCTCGTCCATCCTCAACTACACCTATGAAGCAGGCGCCTTCAAACTGCCAACCTGGCTCCAAGTTCCCCCCGAGCTGCAAGACTCCCACGACAAGCTGCACAAAGCCGCCATCGGCGCCCTCGCTGGCATGCACTCCCTAATGGCCTTGCGTGAGCAGCGCTACTCCGCCATGTGCCCGGAGACAATGGGCCTCATCTACCACGTGCACGCCAACTCGATGAAACGCCTCCTCGAGTGGAAAGAAGACTGGAACCCGGTTGACTGCACCCTCGCGCCCTCGCCCAAGATCCCGCGCGACGCCGTCAAGTTCTGCGTCGACGCAATGAGCTACTCCGGGTTCACCGCCAACTACGTCAATGCCGTGCAGGAGTTTATTCGCGGCCCTTATCACCTCTACCGTgagaagaagacccagaTCGAGTATCTGGCGGCCCGCCTTATGAGCAATAATACCTACTACATGGAGTGGCACCGCTGGTGGAAGTCGACTTTTGTGGTGGAGATGTGCAAGTGGGAGATGTGTATTGAGGGACTGGTTATTCCGACGTGGGAGGAGATTATTGATGAGGTCTATCTGCTGATTGTGGATCgggtggaggatgcggatgagTTGGCCAGTTCGTTCTATGTTAGTAGCCCGAAGTCAGTTACTCCGCTGTGA
- a CDS encoding uncharacterized protein (ID:PFLUO_009442-T1.cds;~source:funannotate), with protein MSASPSPSAGGDTKQSDQIHFRFCRECSNLLYPKEDRATNQLMFTCRTCHVGEPASSYCVYQNNLTSQVGDTAGVTQDVGSDPTLPRANKLCPSCGENEAVFFQSQQRSAETGMKLYYVCCACGNVFV; from the exons ATGTCTGCCagcccctccccctccgccggTGGCGACACCAAGCAGTCCGACCAGATCCACTTCCGATTCTGTCGCGAATG CTCCAACTTGCTCTACCCGAAAGAAGACCGCGCCACGAACCAGCTGATGTTCACCTGCCGCACCTGCCACGTTGGCGAGCCCGCCAGCTCCTACTGCGTCTACCAGAACAATCTGACCAGCCAAGTCGGCGACACGGCCGGTGTGACCCAGGATGTGGGATCTGATCCGACG CTCCCTCGAGCCAACAAGCTCTGCCCGAGCTGCGGTGAAAACGAAGCGGTCTTTTTCCAGTCGCAGCAGCGGTCTGCGGAAACCGGAATG AAACTCTACTATGTCTGCTGCGCATGCGGTAACGTCTTCGTCTGA
- a CDS encoding uncharacterized protein (ID:PFLUO_009443-T1.cds;~source:funannotate): MADSGLPAGWEVRHSNSKNLPYYFNPATKESRWEPPAETDTEKLKVYMAQHHTPAARPDASGQGEGKIRCSHLLVKHRDSRRPSSWREAEITRSKEEAIEILKRHEQRIQSGETTLGDLAVSESDCSSARKKGDLGFFGRGEMQKEFENAAFALQPGQVSEIVETASGVHLIERVQ, translated from the exons ATG GCCGACTCGGGTCTTCCAGCAGGATGGGAAGTTCGGCACTCGAACTCCAAGAACCTCCCTTACTACTTCAACCCGGCCACCAAGGAGTCGCGCTGGGAACCGCCCGCCGAAACCGATACCGAGAAGCTGAAGGTATATATGGCGCAGCACCACACCCCCGCCGCGCGCCCGGATGCGTCGGGACAAGGCGAGGGCAAGATCCGCTGCAGCCACCTGCTCGTCAAGCACCGCGACAGCAGACGCcccagcagctggcgcgAGGCGGAGATTACCCGGTCGAAGGAAGAGGCCATTGAGATTCTCAAGCGCCATGAGCAGCGCATTCAGTCTGGCGAGACTACTTTGGGGGATCTTGCTGTTTCGGAGTCGGATTGCAGTAGTGCGCGGAAGAAGGGTGATCT CGGCTTTTTTGGTCGTGGCGAGATGCAGAAGGAGTTTGAAAATGCCGCTTTTGCGCTGCAGCCGGGCCAGGTTAGCGAGATCGTGGAGACTGCGTCAGGAGTCCACCTCATCGAACG TGTCCAATAG